The region CAGTTTTGCCATTTGGGGAGCCACCTTCAGCACAGTGGACTGCGTCCTGGTCTCCTACCGCCAAAGAGAGGATGCCTGGAATTCGATTGCCAGTGGAGCAGCCACGGGCGCAATATTGGCAGCCCGCAGTGGACTTCGAGCCATGGCCAATAGCGCTCTTGTGGGCTGCCTGGTCTTGGCCATGATAGAGGGAGCCGGTGCAGCAGTAGCCACCATCAACGCGGCCGATGACGAGCCAGGAATATTCATCAATCCACAGCGGGCTCAGTGGGAGGAGTGCAATGCAAGCAGGCAAAGGGGCGTTTCCCCGCAAGACTTTGCCGAGGCGGAGTTTGAGCAAGTGCTGGAAAAGTGTCGAGCGTACAGGGAGCGAGGTGCATTGCAGGGGCGTCTAGTGGGATCCAGCGAAGTAACAAGTAATGATAAACCTATACACTCCCTGGTGGACCTCGTCCAACTAGCTGAAATCTTGTAATTTTCCACGGAAGTATACCttttatgttaatttaaaatttattttttgtggtcGCCCGTCAAAATTGTTTGAATGTGTTAATTTGCTGATTGTGCATATGAATATATACGCAGCCCAGTGTCCAATCAAGTTATAATAGCATATGTAAGGGTGCTCAAAAGTTCGCAGCATACAAGTAGGCACTTGGTTTTATTCGGTTTACATCCGCCATTTTACAATGTATCATCGGTATAAGACTTGTATGCCGGTTCTTTCCTGTGATTTTAGTATATCATTTTATAATGATTTAAGCTTTTTTAAAAGAGTTTACACCCTACTTTTTGTTCAACATGCGGACTAGAAAATGGATTTAGGCCGTCATTTTCACCttcaatttgtatttttaaaatcacaaTTTAGTTCTTCGAGCTTATCGAAGAAATCTTCTAAAAAAATCTACAAGAATAAAGTAGCACTCAACACATTTTTCCCCACCACGAATTAGCACTCAATCCTCTTTTAAAAATCGTTTCGaatgttttattataattaaagaaaatcataaattaatacaaaattaaaaattaaactagtTGATGGACAGAACAGAGCAAAGAGAATTGGAAGGTTGTTACCAGGGATAGAATCAGATGTCATGCAACAATTTGGCCAGAAAACTGTTTTAAAGACAATCGGAGAGTGGATAGTAGACATCGATCATCGTTCACCGCTGCCGTTTTGGAGAATATCATTTTTGGTTTTAGTTGGACAGTCGCTGGTTCCTCCGACcgccctcgtcctcgtcctcataCTTCGCCCCATCCTGAGCCACTTAGATGCGCAGATTTGGGTTCGTGTAGCGCACGTACTTCAGCAGGGCGTCGTTCTCCTCGCAGACGAAGCTCTTCTTGTGGTGGCAGGCCACGTCGTGCCAGTTGACACCATCGTTGTAGAACTGATTCAGGAGGGCGAGGCAGTTTTCCTTGGCGCCGTTCTGCTTGTACTCGCGGTCATCAGGCTGGGGAAGGCCGATTCCGCCGGTGGGAG is a window of Drosophila biarmipes strain raj3 chromosome 3R, RU_DBia_V1.1, whole genome shotgun sequence DNA encoding:
- the LOC108031231 gene encoding probable mitochondrial import inner membrane translocase subunit Tim17 3 yields the protein MEYNRQPCPIRIVEDCGCAFMMGTIGGSLFEFLKGFRNSPSGLQRGLYGGFDSVKMRTPAIAGSFAIWGATFSTVDCVLVSYRQREDAWNSIASGAATGAILAARSGLRAMANSALVGCLVLAMIEGAGAAVATINAADDEPGIFINPQRAQWEECNASRQRGVSPQDFAEAEFEQVLEKCRAYRERGALQGRLVGSSEVTSNDKPIHSLVDLVQLAEIL